AGCAGACCCAGATGTCTTTAACTTGTTACTTCAAGTTATGGGTGAAGGTAGACTTACAGATGCTTCAGGTCGTACCGTAGATTTTACTAATGTTATTTTAATTATGACATCTAATTTAGGAGTTAAAGAGGCTAACAAGCAACTAGGATTCCAACAAAGCGAAGCCAACGAATCAGCTATTTATTTACAAGCTGTAGAAAGATTCTTCCGTCCAGAATTTTTTAATAGAATTGACCGAGTAGTTCCATTTAGAAAGCTTTCTCGTTCTGATATGAGTGCGATTGCTAAACACATCATACAAACTATTTTTAGCCGAGAAGGATTACTTAGACGTAAATGCTTGCTTAATATTGATAGCCAAGCAATGGAAACAATCATTGATGAGGGTTACAACCCAATTTTTGGAGCTAGGGCATTAAAACGAGTTATTGAACGCCAAATCACTCAGTCTGTAGCTAATCAATTGTTAATTTTAAGCAATGAAACTCCTACAATAATTAATATTTATCCTGGAAAAGAAAAAATTGTTGTTCATTTGGAAACTTTAACCCAAATTTCTTCTAATGAGCAAAATATTGCTAAAAGCGAGTTAGCAGATCCAAAATTAGCTTTGCAAAAACTAGAAACTGCTCTAGCTAAATTGGAAAAAAAGGTTGCAGAAATCAGCCCTTCAGGTGCTTTTGATGCTAGTAACCTTAGCCCTACGCTTTATCATTATTTCCAAATTAAAGGTCAACTTAGGCGGATGGAAGCTATTTGCAGAAATCTATCACAGCGTATAGTTGCTAATAGCAAAACAGCTATAGCAAAACAGCCTGTTAAACCTAATCGAAAACCTACTGGATATAAAGAAACATTTTTATATAGATGTGTAGATTATACAGGTCTTTGGCAACAACTTTTTGCTGCTGAAGATATTCATTTTGCCCTTCAAGAAATGATGGCTCAGTCTTCTTTAATCAGTCGTTCAATGACAGATCAATTATCTGAAGCAGCGCAGGAATTTGCACTGCTAGAATTAATGGCTGAAACAGACCCAAATAATTCTCAGCAAATTGTTCTTTATATCCATCCTTTAGCTAATAAAACTACAGATAGTAAAATTACTCCACAGGATGCTTTAGCAGAAACTTATTTGCAGCTTTTTAATAGTAAATTTGGACTAGAAAGCTCTTTATTTGCAACAAATAAAGCTCTTTCTCCATTTGACAGAGTTATTCTAGTTTCTAACGCACATGCCTTGCCATTAGTAGAAAAAGAAGTTGGAACACACCTATTTTTAGATTCAAATGGTCAATTAAATCCTGTTAGTGTCCAATGTTTTATTATTGATGCTGGCATAGACCCTTTAATACCTATTAAGGACTATATAAAGAGTTATGAAAATTGGCTAAAACTATTTGCTAATCAAGAAAAATTAGCAAGTGATAACCCTGCGGCTATATTACCTGTTATTAGAATTTATGAAAAAGATAGTTTAGTTTTAGACTTAAAAACAGGTTTAGTTTCAGATCTTCGTAGCAGTGGAGAATCTTTAGTTCCTACAGCTAAAGAATTGCATACATTTTTACTTTCAGCCATGAAATGTCCAAAAATATTTAAAGTTGATGGCTAGCTATTGCTTATTGCCTAACCAAATAAGAAACATTTATTATTTGTGGCATGAGTGAAACAACAGCAGCAATTTTAATTATTGGGGATGAAATCCTTAGCGGAAAGACAGAAGAATCTAACGCAAAGTTTTTGATCTCAGAACTACGTGACCTGGGTGTAGCCTTACGTCTTATTATGGTAGTTCCTGATGATATAAATGAAATTGGTAGCGCGTTAGCAGATCTTTCAAGACGTTTTACTTATGTATTTACTTCTGGTGGTGTAGGGCCAACGCATGATGACGTAACAATGCTTGGAATCTGTAAGGCTTTTAACTCAGAAATATATAGACATCCAGAAATAGAAAAAGCTCTAAGAGATTATTTTGGTGAAAAACTCCAGGAAACACATTTGCAAATGGCAGATGTTCCTTTTGGCTCAACATTTACAAGCGTAGAGGGGTTACGCTGGCCCATACTTTCTTATAAAAATGTCTTTA
The sequence above is drawn from the Blastocatellia bacterium genome and encodes:
- a CDS encoding competence/damage-inducible protein A, which codes for MSETTAAILIIGDEILSGKTEESNAKFLISELRDLGVALRLIMVVPDDINEIGSALADLSRRFTYVFTSGGVGPTHDDVTMLGICKAFNSEIYRHPEIEKALRDYFGEKLQETHLQMADVPFGSTFTSVEGLRWPILSYKNVFIFPGVPGFFRQKFLAIKERFRTSQYFLKLIFTKEDEFAIAKQLEQVANEHPQVSIGSYPVFDREDYKVKVTIESKDQNITQSAFQMLLALLDSQSIVHTE